From the Hevea brasiliensis isolate MT/VB/25A 57/8 chromosome 15, ASM3005281v1, whole genome shotgun sequence genome, one window contains:
- the LOC110634529 gene encoding cyclase-associated protein 1, translated as MEEKLIARLESAVARLEVLSSSGFRDRGVADFGGSDVSSDPSIIAFDDLLEQFFGRVSAAAEKIGGQVLEVTNIVHEAFSVQKELLVKAKKTQKPDLAGLAEFLKPLNEVITKANAMTEGKRSDFFNHLKSAADSLTAMAWIAYTGKDCGMSMPIAHVEDSWQMAEFYNNKILVEYKSKDPNHVEWAKAMKELYLPGLTDYVKSHYPLGPTWGVSGKAPTSSTSKAPAPPPPPPASLFSAESSQPSSSKPKEGMAAVFQEINSSKSVTAGLRKVSADMKTKNRADRTVVVSASEKEGRTSSASISKAGPPKLELQMGRKWVVENQIGKRNLVIDDCDSKQSVYIFGCKDSVLQIQGKVNNITVDKCTKMGVVFMDVVAACEIVNCSGVEVQCQGSAPTVSVDNTSGCQLYLSKDSLGASITTAKSSEINVLVPGADPNGDWVEHALPQQFVNEFKDGRFVTTPVSHSGG; from the exons ATGGAGGAGAAGCTGATTGCCAGGCTTGAATCGGCTGTGGCGCGATTGGAGGTGCTATCTTCGTCGGGGTTTAGGGACCGTGGCGTTGCGGACTTTGGCGGATCTGATGTGTCCTCGGATCCGTCAATTATTGCGTTCGACGATCTCTTGGAGCAGTTCTTCGGTAGGGTTTCGGCTGCTGCTGAGAAGATTGGAGGACAGGTTTTGGAGGTCACGAATATTGTGCACGAGGCTTTTAGTGTTCAGAAGGAGCTTCTCGTTAAGGCTAAGAAAACTCAG AAACCTGACCTTGCAGGGTTGGCTGAATTTCTCAAGCCATTGAATGAAGTGATCACGAAAGCAAATGCAATGACGGAGGGAAAGAGATCTGATTTCTTTAACCACTTGAAGTCTGCTGCTGACAGTCTGACAGCTATGGCATGGATTGCCTATACAGGAAAAGATTGTG GTATGAGCATGCCTATTGCACATGTTGAAGATAGTTGGCAAATGGCGGAATTTTACAACAACAAG ATTCTTGTAGAGTACAAAAGTAAAGACCCAAATCATGTTGAGTGGGCCAAAGCCATGAAAGAATTATATCTTCCAGGTTTGACGGATTATGTTAAGAGTCATTATCCCTTGGGCCCAACATGGGGTGTTTCTGGCAAAGCACCAACTTCTTCTACATCTAAAGCTCCtgctcctccaccacctccaccagCTTCTCTCTTCAGTGCCGAATCTTCTCAGCCTTCGTCATCAAAGCCAAAAGAAGGGATGGCTGCTGTTTTCCAAGAAATCAACTCAAGCAAGTCTGTGACTGCAG GTCTTAGAAAGGTCTCAGCTGATATGAAGACAAAGAACCGTGCAGATAGAACTGTTGTTGTTAGTGCCAGTGAAAAAGAAGGCCGTACTAGTTCAGCTTCTATTTCTAAGGCTGGACCTCCAAAACTTGAGCTTCAAATGGGTCGTAA GTGGGTTGTTGAGAATCAAATTGGAAAAAGGAATTTAGTAATTGATGACTGTGATTCAAAACAGTCTGTATATATTTTTGGATGCAAAGATTCTGTCTTGCAGATTCAAG GGAAAGTCAACAATATAACCGTTGACAAATGCACTAAGATGGGAGTTGTATTTATG GATGTTGTGGCTGCATGTGAGATTGTGAATTGCAGTGGTGTTGAGGTGCAATGCCAg GGTTCAGCCCCAACGGTTTCTGTGGACAACACATCAGGCTGCCAGTTATATTTAAGCAAAGATTCTTTGGGAGCATCTATAACGACTGCCAAGTCAAGTGAGATCAATGTTTTGGTACCAGGTGCAGACCCTAATGGTGATTGG GTGGAGCATGCTTTGCCACAACAGTTTGTAAATGAATTTAAGGATGGTCGCTTTGTAACTACTCCAGTCTCCCACTCTGGAGGTTAA